From Edaphobacter lichenicola, the proteins below share one genomic window:
- the trpB gene encoding tryptophan synthase subunit beta, translating to MSAGSSAGTTIGAAVAGRFGVYGGRYVPETLMAALEELEEAYALAQKDAAFQAELDDLLHHYCGRPTPLYFAKRLTGQLGGAKIYLKREDLLHTGAHKINNALGQGLLARRMGKQRIIAETGAGQHGVATATVCALLGLECVVYMGEEDMRRQELNVYRMRLLGAEVRGVSAGSATLKDAINEAMRDWVTNVRTTYYILGSALGAHPYPTMVRDFHRVISREARAQMLEQEGKLPTAIVACVGGGSNAIGAFYEFLPDANVQLIGVEAGGRGTALGEHAARFQKVGGGLPGVLQGTYSYVLQNDAGQVSSTHSVSAGLDYASVGPEHAMLHDSGRASYVSCSDDAALKATVTLSRTEGILPALESAHAVAEAIRLAPTMAKTDVLMVNLSGRGDKDMGILRKELSLEGAKG from the coding sequence ATGAGTGCAGGTTCGAGTGCAGGGACGACTATAGGTGCGGCGGTGGCGGGGCGGTTTGGCGTGTATGGCGGGAGGTATGTGCCGGAGACGCTGATGGCGGCGCTTGAGGAGCTGGAGGAGGCGTATGCGCTGGCTCAAAAGGATGCAGCGTTTCAGGCTGAGCTGGATGACCTGCTGCACCACTACTGTGGGCGGCCTACTCCGCTCTACTTTGCGAAGAGACTGACCGGGCAGTTGGGTGGGGCGAAGATTTATTTGAAGCGCGAAGATCTGCTGCATACCGGCGCACACAAGATCAATAACGCGCTGGGCCAGGGGCTGCTGGCGCGGAGGATGGGGAAGCAACGGATTATTGCGGAGACGGGCGCGGGGCAGCATGGGGTGGCGACGGCGACGGTCTGCGCGTTGCTGGGTCTGGAGTGCGTCGTCTATATGGGTGAGGAGGACATGCGGCGGCAGGAGCTGAATGTGTACCGGATGCGGCTGCTGGGGGCGGAGGTGCGTGGAGTTTCGGCGGGGTCGGCTACGCTGAAGGACGCCATCAACGAGGCTATGCGGGACTGGGTGACGAATGTTCGGACGACCTACTACATTCTCGGCAGTGCGCTGGGGGCGCATCCTTATCCGACGATGGTTCGGGACTTTCATCGCGTGATCAGCCGTGAGGCGCGGGCGCAGATGCTGGAGCAGGAGGGGAAGCTGCCTACGGCGATCGTTGCCTGCGTGGGCGGCGGCTCGAATGCAATTGGTGCGTTCTATGAGTTTTTGCCGGATGCGAATGTGCAGTTGATCGGTGTTGAGGCTGGCGGGCGAGGGACGGCGCTGGGAGAGCATGCGGCGCGGTTTCAAAAGGTAGGCGGCGGCTTGCCGGGCGTGCTGCAGGGTACGTACTCGTATGTGTTACAAAATGATGCCGGCCAGGTGAGCAGTACGCACTCGGTCTCTGCCGGGCTGGACTATGCGAGCGTGGGTCCGGAGCACGCGATGCTGCATGATTCCGGGCGGGCGAGCTATGTTTCGTGCTCGGATGATGCGGCGTTGAAGGCAACGGTGACGCTGTCGCGGACGGAGGGGATTCTGCCTGCGCTTGAGAGTGCTCATGCGGTTGCGGAGGCAATTCGACTGGCGCCGACGATGGCGAAGACGGATGTGTTGATGGTGAATCTGTCGGGACGTGGCGATAAGGATATGGGGATTCTCCGGAAAGAGTTGAGCCTGGAAGGAGCGAAAGGATGA
- a CDS encoding RelA/SpoT family protein, giving the protein MAIAPPASSQAGPQTKPHDEPKSQPDVEHTDTGIELEAALPVAEPPVGSDTTSRVKKKKSAAPDASALVIAGVEESSASHLTGSSAKDIHAVDAKFHRLLETVHENRPADDLEIIRGAWVFCLQQHEGQKRASGEPYIIHPLEVAQVLAELKMDSTAIAAGLLHDAVEDTDVTSAEIAKRFGDQVAHIVEGVTKLEKIKFANREDHQAENIRKMLLAMVTDVRVVIIKLADRLHNMRTLEHLKPEKQQKIARETLDIYAPLAHRLGMGKLRGELEDLAFRYTDPYAYEQVSTEVDALRGKGEEFLQKIVKQLEAKLKEFKIQGRVESRIKRLYSIQQKLVDQKIPVDQVYDLLAIRVICNSVQDCYALLGLLHSIWRPVPGRIKDFIAMPRPNLYQSLHTTLIAEGEHQFEVQIRTEDMHRVAEEGIAAHWKYKASDNVSAKDEQRLAWVRQLMEWQREMTDPNEFMSTLKIDLYPEEVYTFTPKGKVVVLPKDASPIDFAYAIHTEVGNTTVGAKVNGRIVPLRTKLRNGDIVEISTQAGHAPSRDWLSFTKSSRARNKIKHWLNEHQRERAIEIGKKLLDREARKYKLALGKFHEADYDRVASEYGLGTQAELLAGVGFGKFSARQVLNKLEPGSTMSAEPALPEGGVGNVVGQMSEAVKRVFFGKGSDSLQVEGQDDLLVYRARCCNPIRGEEIVGYVTRGKGVAVHARSCPNVQNLLYESDRRIQVEWSPSPTEPGTNKAQTYPVKLTVLCDDRAGMLKEFTAIISDDGTNIRSVDTKPLPDGQVMVDFVVETVDVRHLNKLVQNLRKVPGVRDVQRVQKI; this is encoded by the coding sequence ATGGCAATCGCTCCTCCGGCCTCTTCGCAGGCTGGCCCGCAGACGAAGCCGCACGACGAACCGAAGAGCCAGCCGGATGTGGAACATACCGATACGGGGATCGAGCTGGAAGCAGCTCTTCCGGTCGCGGAACCACCGGTTGGATCGGACACGACGTCTCGCGTGAAGAAGAAGAAGTCTGCGGCGCCTGATGCCTCGGCGCTGGTGATTGCGGGCGTGGAGGAGTCTTCGGCGAGCCACCTGACGGGCAGTTCGGCGAAGGATATCCATGCGGTGGATGCGAAGTTTCACCGGCTGCTGGAGACGGTGCATGAGAACCGGCCGGCGGATGATCTGGAGATTATTCGCGGCGCCTGGGTGTTCTGCTTGCAGCAGCATGAGGGACAGAAGCGGGCGAGCGGCGAGCCTTACATTATTCATCCGCTGGAAGTGGCGCAGGTGCTGGCGGAGCTGAAGATGGATTCGACTGCGATTGCGGCTGGGTTGCTGCATGATGCGGTCGAGGATACCGATGTTACGTCTGCTGAAATTGCGAAGCGGTTTGGCGACCAGGTGGCGCACATCGTCGAGGGCGTGACGAAGCTGGAGAAGATCAAGTTTGCGAATCGCGAGGATCACCAGGCGGAGAATATTCGCAAGATGCTGCTGGCGATGGTGACCGATGTTCGAGTGGTGATCATCAAGCTGGCGGACCGGCTGCATAATATGCGAACGCTTGAGCATTTGAAGCCGGAGAAGCAGCAGAAGATTGCGCGGGAGACGCTGGATATCTATGCTCCGCTGGCGCATCGGCTGGGCATGGGCAAACTGCGCGGCGAGCTGGAGGATCTGGCGTTTCGGTATACCGATCCTTATGCGTATGAGCAGGTGTCGACTGAGGTGGACGCGCTGCGCGGGAAGGGCGAAGAGTTTCTTCAGAAGATTGTGAAGCAGCTTGAGGCGAAGCTGAAGGAGTTCAAGATTCAGGGGCGGGTGGAGTCGCGGATCAAGCGGCTGTATTCGATTCAGCAGAAGCTGGTGGATCAGAAGATTCCGGTTGATCAGGTCTATGATCTGCTGGCGATTCGGGTGATTTGTAACTCGGTGCAGGACTGCTATGCGCTGCTGGGGTTGTTGCACTCGATCTGGCGGCCGGTGCCGGGCAGGATTAAGGACTTTATCGCTATGCCTCGGCCGAATCTTTATCAGTCGCTGCATACGACGCTGATCGCGGAGGGGGAGCATCAGTTCGAGGTGCAGATTCGTACGGAGGATATGCATCGCGTTGCGGAGGAGGGCATCGCGGCGCACTGGAAGTACAAGGCGTCCGACAACGTAAGCGCGAAGGATGAGCAGAGGCTGGCGTGGGTGCGGCAGTTGATGGAATGGCAGCGGGAGATGACCGATCCCAATGAGTTCATGTCGACGCTGAAGATCGATTTGTATCCGGAGGAGGTCTACACCTTTACTCCGAAGGGCAAGGTGGTGGTGCTGCCGAAGGATGCGAGCCCGATTGATTTTGCTTATGCGATCCACACCGAGGTGGGGAATACGACGGTGGGCGCGAAGGTGAATGGACGGATTGTGCCGCTGCGAACGAAGCTGCGGAATGGGGATATTGTCGAGATTTCGACGCAGGCTGGACATGCTCCGAGCCGCGACTGGCTTAGCTTTACGAAGAGCTCGCGGGCGCGGAACAAGATCAAGCACTGGCTGAATGAACATCAGCGGGAGCGCGCGATCGAGATCGGCAAGAAGCTGCTGGACCGCGAGGCGAGAAAGTACAAGCTGGCACTGGGCAAGTTTCATGAGGCCGACTACGACAGGGTCGCCAGTGAGTATGGGCTGGGGACGCAGGCGGAGCTGCTGGCGGGTGTTGGGTTTGGGAAGTTTTCGGCGCGGCAGGTTCTGAATAAACTGGAGCCGGGTTCGACGATGTCGGCGGAGCCTGCGTTGCCGGAGGGTGGAGTCGGCAATGTGGTTGGGCAGATGTCGGAGGCGGTGAAGCGAGTCTTCTTCGGGAAGGGTTCGGACTCGCTGCAGGTGGAGGGGCAGGACGATCTGCTGGTGTACCGGGCGCGTTGTTGTAACCCAATTCGCGGTGAGGAGATTGTGGGGTATGTGACGCGGGGCAAGGGCGTGGCGGTGCATGCGCGAAGCTGTCCGAATGTGCAGAATTTGTTGTACGAGTCGGATAGAAGGATTCAGGTGGAGTGGTCGCCATCGCCGACCGAGCCGGGAACGAATAAGGCGCAGACGTATCCGGTGAAGTTGACGGTGTTGTGTGATGACCGGGCGGGGATGCTGAAGGAGTTTACGGCGATCATCTCCGACGATGGGACCAATATTCGCAGCGTGGATACCAAGCCTTTGCCGGATGGCCAGGTGATGGTGGACTTTGTGGTGGAGACGGTGGATGTGAGGCACCTGAACAAGCTAGTGCAGAATCTGCGCAAGGTGCCGGGGGTTCGGGATGTGCAGAGGGTGCAGAAGATCTAG
- a CDS encoding winged helix-turn-helix domain-containing protein — protein sequence MTRENEVSRVEPKAFRLLLFFLHNPGRLITKDELLNAVWSEAAVTDNSLTRSVAVLRRVLGDDPAAPRFIVTVPTVGYRFLPPVETSDDDVLGNLEQLPAAVPGRSDSSGAVHSSVSWFRRWSLVAAALLLLAVGRALWSRRQASQTELGESQLTRHSSDNPLSGVAISPDGKYLLFGDITGVHITLLRTGEVRDIERQSEPEERQINWSFQWFPDGSQFLVNEFGGDGHSVIWQGSVLAGKLKKVRDNAIAWTLSPDGSSIVLTKATRINGPMSELWLMDTKGNDLRKLDDAGEANAFGFVQWSPDSDRIAYLRYAGKSGQFQISMETRELKGGPPVTLLSDNALRSLYWLQDGRLLYVLGESDRTGETCNYWVARLNKTEGTFSAAPKQLTHNTGFCVDTTSATSDSKKLVFLKRSFEVSVYVAGFEPGTKRISPPRPLTSTEGQEWPVAWTPDSREVVFASNRGPKMGFFRYPFTGGEVTPIVTGIESAGLGNLIGRVTPDGAWLLYEPFPAGYVPGTSMDLKKVAMAGGTPQVILRDALFDTPSCALAPSRLCAIATVAKDQLVFWSVDPVAGRGPELGRFRVDWKSDYGWALSPDGTRIAIQRRDAPEIYVLSIETHTMETITVKGWTNGISLDWTADGSGFFICTLQPRAVLLHVDLEGNATPLWEPKGSNTTWALPSPDGQHIAMPSAAVNSNAWMIKLF from the coding sequence GTGACGAGAGAAAACGAGGTGTCACGCGTCGAGCCGAAGGCGTTTCGCTTACTCCTCTTTTTTCTTCACAACCCGGGCAGGCTTATCACGAAAGATGAGCTTCTGAACGCGGTTTGGAGCGAAGCGGCGGTCACCGACAACTCACTCACCCGCAGCGTTGCGGTTTTGCGGCGGGTACTGGGGGACGACCCCGCGGCGCCACGATTTATCGTCACGGTGCCGACAGTGGGATATCGATTTCTTCCCCCGGTCGAAACCTCGGACGACGATGTTCTTGGCAACTTAGAGCAACTTCCGGCTGCAGTGCCGGGCAGGTCTGATTCTTCCGGAGCCGTCCATTCTTCTGTCTCCTGGTTCCGTCGGTGGTCGCTCGTAGCAGCCGCTCTTCTTCTGCTCGCCGTCGGACGCGCTCTATGGTCGCGAAGACAAGCATCTCAGACAGAACTTGGCGAGTCGCAACTTACTCGACATTCTTCCGATAACCCACTCTCCGGGGTTGCGATCTCTCCCGACGGCAAATATCTCCTCTTCGGTGACATCACCGGAGTGCACATCACACTGCTGCGGACCGGTGAGGTGCGTGACATCGAGCGGCAGTCCGAGCCTGAGGAGAGACAAATCAATTGGAGTTTTCAATGGTTTCCGGATGGTTCGCAATTCCTCGTTAACGAGTTTGGAGGAGACGGTCATTCTGTGATCTGGCAAGGCTCTGTTCTGGCGGGCAAACTAAAAAAGGTTCGCGATAACGCCATCGCGTGGACGCTCTCTCCTGATGGCTCCTCCATCGTTCTTACAAAAGCCACGCGCATCAACGGCCCGATGTCTGAGCTATGGCTGATGGACACGAAGGGGAATGACCTGCGAAAGCTTGACGACGCCGGCGAAGCGAACGCGTTCGGCTTTGTTCAGTGGTCGCCTGACAGCGATCGCATCGCGTACCTCAGATATGCAGGAAAGTCGGGACAATTCCAGATCTCGATGGAAACTCGAGAGCTCAAAGGCGGGCCTCCGGTAACCCTTTTGTCTGACAACGCACTGCGGAGCCTCTACTGGTTGCAGGATGGGCGGCTACTCTACGTCCTCGGTGAAAGCGACCGAACGGGAGAGACCTGCAACTACTGGGTTGCGCGCCTCAACAAGACCGAGGGCACCTTCTCAGCCGCGCCGAAGCAGTTGACGCATAATACGGGCTTCTGCGTCGACACCACGTCCGCGACATCGGACAGTAAGAAGCTTGTATTTCTGAAGAGATCATTCGAGGTCAGCGTCTATGTCGCCGGTTTCGAACCCGGCACAAAACGGATCAGTCCTCCCAGGCCCCTTACCTCGACCGAAGGACAGGAATGGCCCGTGGCATGGACCCCCGATAGCCGGGAGGTTGTCTTTGCGTCTAATCGCGGCCCGAAGATGGGTTTCTTTCGATACCCCTTTACGGGCGGTGAGGTCACACCGATTGTCACAGGTATCGAATCGGCCGGGCTGGGGAATCTAATCGGACGTGTCACTCCTGACGGCGCGTGGCTCTTGTACGAACCATTTCCGGCTGGCTACGTCCCCGGTACCTCCATGGATCTGAAGAAAGTAGCAATGGCAGGAGGCACGCCGCAGGTGATTCTTCGGGATGCCCTGTTCGATACCCCAAGTTGCGCTCTGGCACCATCACGGCTCTGCGCCATTGCCACGGTGGCTAAAGATCAACTCGTCTTCTGGAGTGTTGACCCCGTCGCGGGCCGGGGACCCGAGCTGGGGCGATTCAGAGTGGACTGGAAGTCCGATTATGGCTGGGCCCTCTCACCAGACGGCACCCGAATCGCGATCCAGCGCCGGGACGCCCCTGAGATCTACGTGCTTTCGATAGAAACACACACCATGGAGACCATCACCGTCAAGGGTTGGACTAACGGGATCTCTCTTGATTGGACCGCCGATGGCTCAGGATTTTTCATATGTACTCTTCAACCTCGGGCCGTCCTGCTCCATGTCGATCTCGAAGGAAATGCAACTCCACTCTGGGAGCCCAAGGGAAGCAATACAACCTGGGCGCTCCCATCTCCAGACGGCCAGCACATCGCGATGCCCTCGGCCGCCGTAAACAGCAACGCCTGGATGATCAAACTGTTTTAG
- a CDS encoding retropepsin-like aspartic protease, translating to MASLHVRVIERSLVVVPVKINHSGPYDMVVDTGAQVTTIDPALQTELHLSTEGTAGVIGAGVYERDNLIRLDLLEAGSQAVASALAVVGDLRQLQVADKNIRGILGSNFLGHFDMLLDYAHGVLCLDDGKRLQQKVKGEHIALIKAAKSDEGPPFTERSVITVRVSGVNARDLHLILDSGSNAPLLFNSALLPVDLSKNAVLTRVDGKGVKRRFAVLMAPDIQVGTHSFHRIPFVTPIDTGRDVPKLQEDGLLPTVLFQWIYISHSQAYAVIEPW from the coding sequence GTGGCAAGTCTACACGTGCGCGTCATAGAGCGCTCACTGGTCGTCGTTCCGGTGAAGATCAATCACAGCGGTCCATACGACATGGTGGTCGATACCGGCGCTCAGGTCACCACAATTGATCCGGCGCTCCAAACCGAGCTCCATCTCTCGACCGAGGGGACCGCCGGTGTGATCGGAGCGGGGGTCTATGAGCGGGACAACCTGATTCGACTCGATCTGTTGGAGGCAGGTTCCCAGGCCGTTGCCAGTGCGCTCGCGGTGGTAGGGGACTTGCGACAGTTGCAGGTAGCCGACAAGAATATCCGGGGAATTCTCGGCTCCAACTTTTTAGGACACTTCGATATGCTGCTGGACTACGCCCATGGCGTTCTTTGCCTCGACGACGGAAAGCGTCTACAGCAGAAGGTGAAGGGCGAACATATCGCGCTGATAAAAGCAGCGAAGTCGGACGAAGGCCCACCCTTTACGGAACGATCCGTGATTACCGTGAGAGTATCCGGCGTCAATGCTCGGGATCTCCATCTGATTCTTGACTCAGGCAGCAACGCCCCACTGTTGTTTAACAGCGCCCTACTGCCCGTGGATCTGTCGAAGAATGCTGTTCTGACGAGAGTCGACGGCAAGGGAGTGAAACGGAGGTTTGCCGTCCTGATGGCGCCGGATATTCAGGTTGGCACGCATTCGTTTCACCGGATCCCATTTGTCACACCGATAGACACAGGGAGAGATGTACCAAAGCTGCAAGAAGATGGGCTGCTACCAACGGTGCTCTTTCAGTGGATCTACATCAGCCACTCCCAGGCATACGCAGTGATTGAGCCGTGGTAG
- a CDS encoding glycosyl hydrolase family 28-related protein: MKFQGFLSRTSRFVLCLTASYALPLYAAPQTQTPSVTRAALDPSLVDDRGANAHFVEQEAENAVTDGTIIGPSRAAYTLPAEASGRAAVQLLPGQYVEFTLPKAANAITVRYSIPDAPTGGGITAPLDVSINGRSVVTMTLTSQYAWLYNQYPFSNDPNAGLLFPDQYITECACVPSATTPPPVITIPFRPNHFYDEQRLLLGHRYQAGDKIRLTAPASSNAAWTVIDLLDSELVGPPQHRDEPAVNVQRFGADPTGQRDSADAFDTAIAFAKAWHREVYLPPGTYQVNRHILVDNVTIEGAGSWYTIVKGHQVTLSTPLPDGSVHTGVGFYGKYVADGGSSNVHLSGFAIEGDVRERIDSDQVNGIGGSLSHSTIEGLYIHHTKVGMWFDGPMSNLRVRNNVIADQIADGINFHTGVTNSVVANNFVRNTGDDALAMWSDKIEDANNTFDHNTVQTPVLANGIALYGGTDNTISNNLVADPIREGSGLQVGSRFGAQPFTGSLWITNNTTVRSGPFELNWNIGLGAIWIYALEGSINVDLEVVGNSFLDNTYNAIMLVSDFPVKDLYTITNVHFKDDRVDGTGTSVVSARVAGSASFENVEARNVGAVGVNNCGSFHFTPAGSEFTLVDLGGNVGGGTTGPWLAPWELPNTITCDDRPPVVPPPPPSPWVTP, from the coding sequence ATGAAATTTCAGGGATTCCTGAGTCGCACGTCTCGCTTTGTCCTGTGCCTGACGGCATCGTATGCTCTACCCCTCTACGCTGCTCCCCAAACCCAAACCCCTTCGGTAACCCGCGCGGCCCTCGACCCGTCGCTGGTCGATGACCGTGGGGCGAACGCTCACTTTGTTGAGCAGGAGGCTGAGAATGCCGTGACCGACGGCACGATCATTGGCCCCTCCCGGGCCGCATACACGCTTCCCGCCGAAGCGTCGGGTCGCGCAGCGGTCCAGCTCCTCCCCGGACAATATGTCGAGTTCACCCTGCCCAAAGCGGCCAATGCCATTACGGTGCGTTACAGCATCCCGGATGCGCCAACCGGCGGAGGTATTACGGCACCGCTCGACGTCTCAATTAACGGCCGTTCCGTTGTCACCATGACGCTGACCTCGCAGTACGCCTGGCTGTATAACCAGTACCCGTTCTCGAATGATCCGAACGCCGGCCTGTTGTTTCCCGATCAATATATTACCGAGTGTGCCTGCGTACCGTCGGCCACGACCCCGCCGCCGGTCATCACCATACCGTTCCGACCGAACCACTTCTACGACGAACAGCGTTTGCTGCTCGGTCACAGATACCAAGCGGGCGACAAGATCCGCCTCACTGCTCCGGCCTCGAGCAATGCCGCCTGGACAGTCATTGACTTGCTTGACTCCGAGCTGGTTGGCCCCCCGCAGCACCGCGACGAGCCTGCCGTGAACGTGCAGCGGTTCGGTGCCGATCCGACCGGGCAGCGCGATTCGGCGGACGCGTTTGACACAGCGATCGCATTCGCGAAGGCCTGGCACCGCGAGGTCTACTTGCCGCCAGGCACCTATCAGGTGAACCGCCATATTCTCGTTGACAACGTCACGATCGAAGGTGCCGGTAGCTGGTACACGATCGTCAAGGGACACCAGGTGACCCTGAGTACTCCTTTGCCAGATGGCTCGGTGCACACCGGCGTCGGTTTCTACGGCAAGTACGTTGCCGACGGTGGCAGCTCGAACGTCCATCTCTCCGGCTTCGCCATCGAGGGTGATGTCCGGGAGCGCATTGATAGCGACCAAGTAAACGGCATAGGCGGCTCGTTGAGCCATTCGACGATCGAAGGGCTCTACATCCATCACACCAAGGTGGGCATGTGGTTCGATGGCCCGATGTCGAACCTAAGAGTCCGCAACAATGTCATCGCGGACCAGATCGCCGATGGAATCAACTTCCACACCGGCGTCACCAACTCGGTGGTGGCGAATAACTTTGTTCGCAACACCGGGGACGACGCCCTGGCTATGTGGTCGGATAAGATTGAGGACGCCAACAACACCTTCGATCACAACACGGTGCAGACACCGGTGTTAGCCAACGGCATCGCGCTCTACGGTGGCACGGACAACACCATTTCGAACAACCTGGTGGCCGATCCGATCCGCGAAGGCAGCGGATTACAGGTTGGTTCTCGCTTTGGAGCTCAGCCGTTCACGGGGAGCTTATGGATCACGAACAACACTACGGTTCGGTCTGGCCCGTTTGAGCTGAACTGGAACATCGGCCTGGGCGCGATCTGGATCTACGCGTTGGAGGGGAGCATTAACGTGGACCTTGAGGTGGTCGGCAACAGCTTTCTTGATAACACCTACAACGCGATCATGCTGGTCAGCGATTTCCCCGTAAAAGACCTGTACACGATCACGAACGTGCACTTCAAGGATGACCGGGTTGACGGCACGGGCACCTCGGTGGTCAGCGCACGGGTGGCCGGTTCGGCATCCTTCGAGAACGTGGAGGCCCGCAACGTAGGCGCCGTTGGCGTCAATAACTGCGGTTCGTTCCACTTCACTCCGGCCGGGTCGGAGTTTACGTTGGTCGATCTCGGCGGCAACGTTGGCGGCGGCACTACCGGACCCTGGCTGGCCCCGTGGGAGCTGCCCAATACTATTACCTGCGACGACCGTCCACCGGTCGTTCCACCACCACCGCCTTCTCCCTGGGTTACGCCCTAG